From the Salipiger sp. CCB-MM3 genome, the window CGACGGGCGTGGGCGGCATCCTGCGCGACGTCTTCACCATGGGCGCGCGCCCCGTCGCAGCGATGAACGCGCTGTCCTTCGGTGAAAAGGACCACCATAAGACCCGCCAGCTGGTGCACGGCGTGGTCGAAGGCGTGGGCGGCTACGGCAACTGCTTCGGCGTTCCGACGGTGGGCGGCGAAGTGCGCTTCCACCCGGCTTACAACGGCAACTGCCTTGTGAACGCTTTCGCGGCGGGCCTCGCCGACACCGACAAGATCTTCTACTCCGCCGCATCCGGCGTTGGCCGCCCGGTGGTCTACCTTGGCGCCAAGACCGGCCGTGACGGCGTTGGCGGCGCGACCATGGCCTCGGCGGAATTCGACGAGACCATCGAGGAAAAGCGCCCCACCGTTCAGGTTGGCGATCCGTTCACCGAAAAGCGCCTGATGGAAGCCACGCTGGAGCTGATGCAGACCGGCGCGGTGATCTCGATTCAGGACATGGGCGCGGCAGGCCTGACCTGCTCGGCTGTGGAAATGGGCGACAAGGGCAACCTTGGCGTGCGCCTCGACCTCGAAAAGGTGCCGGTGCGCGAGAAACACATGACCGCCTACGAGATGATGCTCTCGGAAAGCCAAGAGCGCATGCTCATGGTGCTCGACCCGACGAAAGAGGCCGAGGCCAAGGCCGTCTTCGACAAATGGGACCTCGACTTTGCCATCGTCGGCGAGACCATCGCCGAGGACCGCTTCCTCATCGTGCTCAACGGTGACGTGAAGGCCGACCTGCCGCTCAAGGCGCTCTCGGGCACCGCGCCCGAATACGACCGCCCGTGGGTTCCGACCCCCGCCGCCGAGCCGCTGGCCGATGTGCCGGGCGTCGATCCGATCGACGGGCTGAAGGCGCTGGTCTCTTCGCCGAACTACTGCTCGCGCGAATGGGTCTACGAGCAATACGACAGTCAGGTGATGGCCGACACCGTGCGTATCCCCGGCTTCGGCGCTGGCGTGATCCGCGTGCATGGCACCGACAAGAAGCTGGCCTTCACCTCGGACGTGACGCCGCGCTACGTGCGCGCCAACCCGGTCGAGGGTGGCAAGCAGGCAGTAGCCGAAGCGTACCGCAACCTTGTCGCCGTGGGCGCCCGCCCGCTCGCCACCACCGACAACATGAACTTCGGAAACCCCGAGAAGCCCGAGATCATGGGGCAGTTCGTGGGCGCCATCGACGGTATCGGCGCGGCCTGCCTTGCGCTCGACACGCCCATCGTTTCGGGCAACGTCTCGCTTTATAACGAGACCGACGGCGAGCCGATCCTGCCGACGCCCACCATTGGCGCTGTGGGCCTGATCGCCGCTGGCGAAGAGCCGATCCTCGGTTACGCCCGCGAAGGTCATGTGGCGCTGCTGGTCGGCGAGACCGCTGGCCATCTTGGCCAGTCGGCCCTGCTGGCCGAGGTGTTCAACCGCGAAGACGGCGACGCCCCGGCGGTCGACCTCGAGGCAGAGCGCCGCAACGGCGAGTTCATCCTCGCCAACCGCGACCTGATCCGCAGCTGCACCGACCTTGCAGACGGCGGTCTGGCGATGGCGGCCTTCGAGATGGCCGAAGCCTCGGGCGTGGGTGTGCAGCTTGATGCCGCCGACACGCCGACGCTCTTTGGCGAAGATCAGGGCCGCTACCTGATCGCCTGCAACTTCGACAGCGCCGAAGCCCTGATGACCGCCGCCTCGCAGGCAGGCGTGACCCTCAGCAGCGTTGGCAAGTTCACCGGCGACACGGTGCGCTTCGGCTCCAGCGAAGCGCCGCTTTCCGAGCTTGCCGCCGCCTACCGTGGCAGCTTTGGCGAGTATTTCGGCTGAGCCAACCGGCCCTGCTGCAGTAACGCCACCGCAGCAACGAACATCGGGCAGATGCCCTCAGAAATCGCCGTATCCTTCCGGGGTGCGGCGATTTTTTCTTCTTCCGTTACAGTATCCTGACACAAATCAGCGCCCCTGATCCCTAGAGCTGGCCTTGCTTGACCTAAGGTCGAGACCTAGATTGTCCCGAAGTTACCACCGGTGAGGGCGAAGACCTGATCGGTTGCAACTTAAGACATGTACCGCGCCGGCACGACACGACGCCCAAAAAATTCGAGTACACCCACGACCATGAATAATTGGGACGACCTTCGTTTCCTCGTCGCGCTTTCAAAGACCGGCACAATGACCGCCGCGGCGAAACTTCTGGGAACCAACACCGCCACCGTCTCGCGCAGGATCGAACGCCTGTCGGAAACGCTGGGTGTGCCCGCCTTCGTCAAAACCGCAGACGGCTGGCGTCCGTCAGAAGCGGTGCGCGAGCTTATCGACGTCGCTCTGAATTTCGATGGGCAATTGAAGGCGACGCTCAACAGTCAAGCCTCGGGCCTCGACGGAGAGATCGTCCCCCTCACATTGGGTGCCTCGCCGATCATCAGCACCCTGATGCTATTCCCGGGGCTGGATCCGGACACCAATCCCCTGCCCGGCGTGCAACTCAACATCACCGACCGGCTCGATCGTGAAGGTCTGGGGCAGAATGATCTGGTGGTGCAGTTCGGACGTCCCGATCAGGGCCGCATCGTTGCGCGCAAGGCGGGCGATCTCAGCTTCCGCCCCTACCGCTTTCGCGACGCCGATCCAAATGGCGATTGGATCAGCCTGAACCACGCGCCGAGCCGCTCTTGTATCCTGCGCAGCGCGCATGACCTTTTTGGCAAAGAGCCGAAGATCCGGGTCGATCACTTCATGGCGCTCTATACGCTGATGCAGGCCACCGGGCTGGCCGGTCCCCTGCCTGATCTGCTAGCCAAGCGCTCGCCGGACCTGGTGCCGGTCTGCGCCTCTGCCGCGCCGGTGACGCTGGATTGCTGGCTGTTCTACCATGAAAGCCGCCGCTCCGACCCCGGTATGCGCCGCGCCGTGGACTGGGTGATCCGCTGCTTCGAGAACTCTGGCGCGACGACGACACAGGCAGAAGACGCGTAGCGC encodes:
- the purL gene encoding phosphoribosylformylglycinamidine synthase subunit PurL encodes the protein MQEPSITEELIAAHGISPDEYERILQIIGREPTFTELGIFSAMWNEHCSYKSSKIHLRKLPTKGPQVICGPGENAGVVDIGDGQAVIFKMESHNHPSYIEPYQGAATGVGGILRDVFTMGARPVAAMNALSFGEKDHHKTRQLVHGVVEGVGGYGNCFGVPTVGGEVRFHPAYNGNCLVNAFAAGLADTDKIFYSAASGVGRPVVYLGAKTGRDGVGGATMASAEFDETIEEKRPTVQVGDPFTEKRLMEATLELMQTGAVISIQDMGAAGLTCSAVEMGDKGNLGVRLDLEKVPVREKHMTAYEMMLSESQERMLMVLDPTKEAEAKAVFDKWDLDFAIVGETIAEDRFLIVLNGDVKADLPLKALSGTAPEYDRPWVPTPAAEPLADVPGVDPIDGLKALVSSPNYCSREWVYEQYDSQVMADTVRIPGFGAGVIRVHGTDKKLAFTSDVTPRYVRANPVEGGKQAVAEAYRNLVAVGARPLATTDNMNFGNPEKPEIMGQFVGAIDGIGAACLALDTPIVSGNVSLYNETDGEPILPTPTIGAVGLIAAGEEPILGYAREGHVALLVGETAGHLGQSALLAEVFNREDGDAPAVDLEAERRNGEFILANRDLIRSCTDLADGGLAMAAFEMAEASGVGVQLDAADTPTLFGEDQGRYLIACNFDSAEALMTAASQAGVTLSSVGKFTGDTVRFGSSEAPLSELAAAYRGSFGEYFG
- a CDS encoding LysR family transcriptional regulator; amino-acid sequence: MNNWDDLRFLVALSKTGTMTAAAKLLGTNTATVSRRIERLSETLGVPAFVKTADGWRPSEAVRELIDVALNFDGQLKATLNSQASGLDGEIVPLTLGASPIISTLMLFPGLDPDTNPLPGVQLNITDRLDREGLGQNDLVVQFGRPDQGRIVARKAGDLSFRPYRFRDADPNGDWISLNHAPSRSCILRSAHDLFGKEPKIRVDHFMALYTLMQATGLAGPLPDLLAKRSPDLVPVCASAAPVTLDCWLFYHESRRSDPGMRRAVDWVIRCFENSGATTTQAEDA